A region of the Desulfobacter postgatei 2ac9 genome:
CTGAACATGCGGTTATTTCCAATGCCTCCTGTACCTCTAACTGCCTGATTCCCATTTTAAGCGTCATTGATGCCGTGCTTGGCATTGACAGCGGCTCCATTACCACCATTCATTCCGCCATGAACGACCAGCCTGTGATTGACGCATATAATACGGATTTGCGTAAAACAAGGTCTGCCCTGCAGTCCATTATTCCGGTGACCACGTCACTTGCAAAGGGAATTGGCAGGATTTTGCCCCATCTGGACAAAAAATTTGAAACCCTGGCTATCCGGGTCCCCACCACCAATGTTTCGATCATGGACATTACCCTTGTGGTGGGGGCGGATACAGATGCGGAGCAGATCAATGACCTGCTTACCCGGGCTGCAGCATCGAATTTAAAAGGGATTCTAGGGGTCAATGATGAACAGTTGGTCTCCTGTGATTTTAACCATGATCCCAGGTCCGCCATTGTTGATCTTCCCCAGACCCGGGTGTCGGGATCACGGCTTGTGAAAATTCAGTCATGGTTTGACAATGAGTGGGGGTATTCCAACAGGATGCTTGACACCACAATTGCCGCCCTTAATAAATAAATAACAGCCATGGGCTGACCTGACATATCAACTGCCAGGCATAGCCCACAACAACGCTTTAAAGATCTGAGTAACTTACCCAGACTATCTTATAAAAAAAAAGTAAAGGAGGTTGGTCATGGCCTTAGATCCAACCAAACATGCGGATTGGGAAATTGCGGAAGATGCAGAAAAAAAGATGCTTACCATTTATAAAATCGGTGAAAAACTTGGATTAACCGAAGAAGAACTGCTGC
Encoded here:
- a CDS encoding type I glyceraldehyde-3-phosphate dehydrogenase — its product is MAYKIAVNGYGRIGRCVVRALYESKAYREQLCLVAINEAWHPDTVFHLTRFDSTHGRFPKDVRKTTRGMAIENDEICLLQEKNIGHLPWKDLKVDAVLDCTGIFNDRPAAKQHLLCGAGKVIYSHPGKDEMDATIIYGVNHNSLKAEHAVISNASCTSNCLIPILSVIDAVLGIDSGSITTIHSAMNDQPVIDAYNTDLRKTRSALQSIIPVTTSLAKGIGRILPHLDKKFETLAIRVPTTNVSIMDITLVVGADTDAEQINDLLTRAAASNLKGILGVNDEQLVSCDFNHDPRSAIVDLPQTRVSGSRLVKIQSWFDNEWGYSNRMLDTTIAALNK